Within the bacterium genome, the region AGGTCAGCAAGCTTCGGCAGGTGATCGAGCGTAAGTTGAAGGTTGAGGGCGAGCTGCGGCAGGAGATATCGATGAACATCAAGCGTTTGAAAGATATCGGCTGCCACCGGGGTCTGAGGCATAGGCGTCGTCTGCCTGTTAGGGGGCAGAGGACGAGGACGAATGCGAGGACTCATAAGGGTCCGAGGCCAGGGATTGGGATGAAGAAGAAGGCCAAGAAGGTATAGCTGGGCCTCGAATGTTTGGGTAGTTGTGAGTCT harbors:
- the rpsM gene encoding 30S ribosomal protein S13, producing MARIAGVDLPKDRRVEVGLTYIFGIGRTSSRRILKETEVGADIRVDKLTEEQVSKLRQVIERKLKVEGELRQEISMNIKRLKDIGCHRGLRHRRRLPVRGQRTRTNARTHKGPRPGIGMKKKAKKV